Part of the Methanobrevibacter sp. genome, TAAACATTATTCCCGAAAACCCATTAAACGCATTGGCTAATGGGGATATGTTGCCGGTTATAATATTTGGTGTGCTCATCGGGTTTATTTTGGCTAAATTGAGGGAAGAAACTCAAGTCGTAAACAAATTTTTCGAAGAGTCAAACAAAATAATGATGTCAATGACCGGTATTGTGATGAAATTCGCACCGATTGGCGTTTTCTGTCTGATGGCCAAGACATTTGGAAGCTTAGGATTTGAAGGCATCATGCCTCTGGCGAAATATGTCGGTTGTGTATTGATTGGATTGGCTATTCAGGCTTTTGTTGTTTATCCGGCTCTGCTGGTTGTTTTTACAAGGTTGAATCCTGTAAGATTCTTCAGGAAGTTCATGTCAGTAATGTTTTTTGCATTTTCATCTTCAACATCAAATGCGACAATTCCATTGAACATGAATAAACTTGAGGACATGGGTGTTTCCCGTGATGTTTCTTCATTTACCATTCCTTTAGGAGCAACAATCAATATGGATGGAACTGCAATCATGCAGGGTGTTGCGGTAATGTTTGCGGCTCAGGCTTATGGAATTGACTTGGGTTTTTCCGCTTTATTGACAGTAATTTTCACAGCTGTAATGGCTTCAATAGGTACTGCGGGAGTTCCTTCAGTGGGTCTTGTTACTTTGACTATGGTATTTAATTCAGTAGGTCTTCCGGTTCAGGCAATCGGAGTAATCTTTGGAATAGACCATATACTGGACATGTTCAGAACTGCAGTCAATGTTACCGGTGATGCTATCTGCACTGTGATTGTCTCATTCAAAAACAAGTCATTTGATAAGGATGTGTTTAATGATAAGAAAGAGCCAGAAAAAGTGGCTCCGGATTTGATTTAAATTTTTTCTCCCCTGTGGATAGCCACTATCCCGGGGATATCTTTCACTTTTAGCTCAAACATGGCTTCCATGCCTTCATTTTCAAAAAGAACACACTTTTTTTCTAAAACTTTGCTTGTAAGCAGTGCCGCTACAGGTGGTGTTATTACAAAAATTGAATTGTTTTCATCAAGCGACTTTGCGGTTTCATCACTCAGCATTCCCTTTCCGATATGTATTTTCACTCCTTTTTCACTTAAAAAGGGGATTGTTGATTCGATTTCCACTTTGCTGCTTGTTGTAGGTGCAATTCCCGCATCGCTGAATGCAGTATGCATTATCGCCATTCCATTCATGTCAAACGGCACCTCTCCCTTTTTAACAAGCTCCACAAGCTGGGGCAATGCTGCATCACGGCCAGTGTATATTGTTCCTGATATTGAAACTTGATCTCCAACGTTAAGTTCATTTATCTGCTCGTCGCTGACAGGTGTGGTTAATCTTTTCATGGATATGATTATGTTTTTTAATAATTTTAAAATTTTGTAATTTGTCACGATTTTTCATAACATATTTAAATGTTTATTAACATAGATATATAACATTCTAGATTTATTTATCATAGAATTATAGGAGATATAAAATTGATTATTATTGACGAAAATTTGTGTAAAGGATGTCATCTTTGCTTATTCATGTGTTCACAAAACGTTTACGCAATATCTTCTGAAATTAACAAGAAAGGAGTCCAATTGCCTTACGTTAATTTTGGAGAAAGATGTAACAAATGCGGGACATGTGAAGTGGCATGTCCAGACCAGGCTATTACTGTGGATTTACCAGATAATTGGTGGATGGAAGATGGTAAAGATGTAAACTTTAATCCTAGATTCACAAAGGGGAGAAAATAGGTGTTAAAATGGCTGAAGAATTTTTTATTCAAGGAAATGAAGCATGTGCTAAAGGAGCAATAACTGCAGGATGCAGATTCTTCGCAGGTTATCCAATCACTCCATCTACTGAAGTTGCTGAAACTTTAGCAAGGGAATTGCCAAAAGTCGGTGGTTCTTTTGTTCAAATGGAAGATGAAATCGCTTCTGCAGGAGCTATTATCGGAGCTTCCTGGGGTGGAGCTAAATCAATGACTGCAACCTCAGGTCCAGGTATATCTTTAATGCAGGAAAATATAGGTTATGCATTTATGAGTGAAACTCCAATCGTCATAGTTGATGTTCAAAGAGGGTCTCCGTCTACAGCTCAACCAACAATGGCTGCGCAGGGGGATATGATGCAGGCACGTTGGGGATCCCATGGGGATTATGAGCCAATAGCATTATCTCCGTCAAGTGTTCAGGAATTCTTTGATTTCACAATCAAGGCATTCAATTTAGCAGAACAGTACAGATGTCCTGTTTTTGTAATGGCTGATGAAGTAATTGGACACATGAGAGAAAAAATAATCGTTGATGATGATATTGAAATTGTTGCTAGACAAAGACCTGAAAAAAGTGACGATTACCTGCCGTTTGAAAATATTGAAAATGGCACAACCCCTATGCCGTCCTTCGGTGACGGATTCAATATTCACGTAACCGGACTAACTCACGATGAAAGAGGTTATCCTGATACAAACAATCCTGAAACTCATGACAAACTTGTTCAAAGGATTTGTGATAAGGTATTGAATAACAGGGATAAAATCTGCTCAGTCAGATCCGAAAACTGTGAAGATGCTGATATCATAATTGTTTCATATGGTGCTCCTGTCAGGTCAGCTAGTGAAGCTACCAGAAAAGCAAGGGAAGAAGGTAAAAAAGTAGGTTATGTAAAAATAGACACTCCATGGCCTTTCCCTGAAGAACAATTACGTGAAGCAACCGCAAATGCAAAAGATGTCATTGTGGTTGAAATGAACTTGGGTCAGATGTATTATGAAGTTGACCGTGTTCTTAAAAGAGACACTAACGTTCACTTAATGGGAGTCATTGGCGGTTTATTGCCAACTCCTGATGAAATCTTAGAACAAATTAATAAAATAGGAGGAAACTAGAATGGCTGAACATAAAGAAAATAGATTTCTCCCATACTTAAGAGAAGACAGATTGCCTCATATTTTCTGTCCGGGCTGTGGAAATGGAGCTATCATTAATGCATTTTTGGCAGCTATGGAAAAGGCAGAAATGGATTTCGATAACATTGCAATGGTTTCTGGAATCGGTTGTTCTTCAAGAATTCCAGGTTATCTTAAATGTGATTCCCTTCACACTACTCACGGAAGAGCATTAAGTTTCGCTACCGGTTTAAAAACCGCAAACAAAGATTTGGATGTTGTAGTATTTACAGGAGACGGTGATGCGGCATCTATCGGTGGTAATCATTTAATTCATGCAGCTAGAAGAAATATTAATCTAACTGTAATCTGTATCAATAATAATATTTATGGTATGACTGGGG contains:
- a CDS encoding fumarate hydratase C-terminal domain-containing protein, producing the protein MKRLTTPVSDEQINELNVGDQVSISGTIYTGRDAALPQLVELVKKGEVPFDMNGMAIMHTAFSDAGIAPTTSSKVEIESTIPFLSEKGVKIHIGKGMLSDETAKSLDENNSIFVITPPVAALLTSKVLEKKCVLFENEGMEAMFELKVKDIPGIVAIHRGEKI
- a CDS encoding ferredoxin family protein → MIIIDENLCKGCHLCLFMCSQNVYAISSEINKKGVQLPYVNFGERCNKCGTCEVACPDQAITVDLPDNWWMEDGKDVNFNPRFTKGRK
- a CDS encoding 2-oxoacid:acceptor oxidoreductase subunit alpha yields the protein MAEEFFIQGNEACAKGAITAGCRFFAGYPITPSTEVAETLARELPKVGGSFVQMEDEIASAGAIIGASWGGAKSMTATSGPGISLMQENIGYAFMSETPIVIVDVQRGSPSTAQPTMAAQGDMMQARWGSHGDYEPIALSPSSVQEFFDFTIKAFNLAEQYRCPVFVMADEVIGHMREKIIVDDDIEIVARQRPEKSDDYLPFENIENGTTPMPSFGDGFNIHVTGLTHDERGYPDTNNPETHDKLVQRICDKVLNNRDKICSVRSENCEDADIIIVSYGAPVRSASEATRKAREEGKKVGYVKIDTPWPFPEEQLREATANAKDVIVVEMNLGQMYYEVDRVLKRDTNVHLMGVIGGLLPTPDEILEQINKIGGN
- a CDS encoding dicarboxylate/amino acid:cation symporter, producing MFAIFKKISLGNWILIGMILGLFFGLFLNFHVHDHFIKNIVFMDNVFYLGGNAFIRLMKMLVVPLVFCSIVVGVASISDIRKIGSIGGMTIIIYLITTALAVTIALSIGILIKPGLGLDMAAASQTANVTLNQTMTDTILNIIPENPLNALANGDMLPVIIFGVLIGFILAKLREETQVVNKFFEESNKIMMSMTGIVMKFAPIGVFCLMAKTFGSLGFEGIMPLAKYVGCVLIGLAIQAFVVYPALLVVFTRLNPVRFFRKFMSVMFFAFSSSTSNATIPLNMNKLEDMGVSRDVSSFTIPLGATINMDGTAIMQGVAVMFAAQAYGIDLGFSALLTVIFTAVMASIGTAGVPSVGLVTLTMVFNSVGLPVQAIGVIFGIDHILDMFRTAVNVTGDAICTVIVSFKNKSFDKDVFNDKKEPEKVAPDLI